A stretch of DNA from Candidatus Omnitrophota bacterium:
AGGCGATACCGCAGTTAGCCGGAAAATATCCCAAAGAGCATATCGTGGGATATACCCATACCCAGCGGGCCCAGGTGGTAAGCTTCGCAGAATATATGAACAGCTTTGCCTTTATGCTCCACGCCGACTTCAAGCGGATATACGGGTTCAAACAGGGCCTTAAGGTTTCTTTAGGGGCAGGGGCTTTGGCCGGGAGCTTCATTAAAAAGGCCGATTATGACCGGGCGATCAAAAGCGTTTTGAACGCCGGGTTTATCGGCACCGCGGGGAATTCTCTGCATAATGTCAGCGCCAGGGATTTCATCATCGAATTCATGGCTGCGTTGGCCATACTGCAGATGCATATTTCGCGGATGGCCGAGGACCTGATCCTTTATTCGACCAAGGAATTCGATTTCCTGGACCTGCCGGAGGAATTCTGCACCGGCTCGAGCCTTATGCCGCATAAGAAGAACCCGGATTTTCTGGAATTGGCCCGGGGTTATTCCGGAAGGATATACGGTAATCTGGTCTCAATCCTGACCACGATGAAAGGCCTGCCTTTGACCTATAACCGGGATATGCAGCTGGATAAGGAGCCTTTATTCTCTTCGGTGGAGACGGTCAAGGATGAATTGAATATCCTGGCTAAATTCATTCCCGGGATAAAGCTGAATAAGGCCGCGGTTGGCAAGGCCCTGGAAGACGAAAGTTTATACGCCACGGAGCTGGCCGAATATCTGGTAAGTAAAGGCGTAGCTTTTAAAACCGCTCATGAGATCGTGGGCAGGCTGATCCGTTTTGCCGAAGACAAGAAGATCAAGATCAAGGGCATCGGCGATAGCGAACTGAAAGCCTTCTCGGCGCATTTGAACAAGCAGGTGATCAGGAAGGTGTTCGATCCGGTTTTTGCCTGCGCAACAAAGAGATCGATCAAAAGAAAATAGCTGGTTTCAACTCAGGGAGCGGATATGCATGATTTCAGGTACAAGAACGGGCAGCTTTACTGCGAGGACGTCAGGATAAAAGACCTGGCGGATAAGTTCGGCACTCCGCTTTACGTGTACAGCTACAACACTTTTACGGCGCATTTCCTCAAGCTGAAGAAGGCTTTTTGTGATGTAAATCCGTTGATTTGTTATTCAGTCAAGGCTAATTCCA
This window harbors:
- the argH gene encoding argininosuccinate lyase, encoding MAKKLWGGRFKKPIDKDFESFQKSIGYDHELAKYDVYHSLIHVQALVYAKVLTNAEAKKLTAALKGILSQIEKGAFVYDPDSEDIHTEIQNRLEAKAKSAALKLHSFRSRNDMVAFDEQFYCYDQAGRILGLIADINNKAIPQLAGKYPKEHIVGYTHTQRAQVVSFAEYMNSFAFMLHADFKRIYGFKQGLKVSLGAGALAGSFIKKADYDRAIKSVLNAGFIGTAGNSLHNVSARDFIIEFMAALAILQMHISRMAEDLILYSTKEFDFLDLPEEFCTGSSLMPHKKNPDFLELARGYSGRIYGNLVSILTTMKGLPLTYNRDMQLDKEPLFSSVETVKDELNILAKFIPGIKLNKAAVGKALEDESLYATELAEYLVSKGVAFKTAHEIVGRLIRFAEDKKIKIKGIGDSELKAFSAHLNKQVIRKVFDPVFACATKRSIKRK